Proteins encoded in a region of the Zea mays cultivar B73 chromosome 2, Zm-B73-REFERENCE-NAM-5.0, whole genome shotgun sequence genome:
- the LOC100277339 gene encoding uncharacterized protein LOC100277339 (The RefSeq protein has 3 substitutions compared to this genomic sequence) yields the protein MDPVWLEWFHRDGAELANRGRRPDHLDDEDDLYVALALAPYVDRHRPRTRPRSPSPSPPSHEDAGDDTAARNNKRPCIPAYSEAILGLKEVVPTAKHDDDCVICLNPLADIAGPDHKKDDAAATSMLRAMPCSHIFHQHCIFQWLHRNTVCPLCRYQLPTTFEDEDTEVEEDEEEMDNIISRLNQIRRRLQILYN from the coding sequence ATGGATCCGGTGTGGTTAGAGTGGTTCCACAGGGACGGGGCGGAGCTCGCCAACCGCGGCCGTCGGCCGGATCATCTTGATGATGAGGACGATCTCTACGTAGCCTTGGCCTTGGCTCCCTACGTTGATCGCCACCGGCCTCGAACCCGTCCCCGATCCCCATCCCCATCCCCGCCCTCACACGAGGACGCCGGGGACGACACTGCTGCTCGCAACAACAAACGTCCTTGCATCCCCGCGTACAGCGAAGCCATCCTGGGGCTCAAGGAGGTGGTGCCAACCGCTAAGCACGACGACGACTGTGCCATCTGCCTCAACCCATTGGCCGATATCGCTGGTCCTGATCACAAGAAGGACGACGCGGCAGCTACGTCTATGCTTCGGGCCATGCCCTGCTCCCACATCTTCCACCAGCACTGCATCTTCCAGTGGCTCCATCGCAACGCCGTCTGTCCTCTCTGTCGCTACCAGCTGCCCACCACTTTCGAGGACGAGGACACCGAAGTCGAGGAGGACGAGGAGGAGATGGACAACACAATTTCTCGATTGAATCAGATCAGACGACGACTGCAGATCTTGTACAACTAA